The nucleotide sequence CTCCACATTAGCCAAAAGAGAAATGCAAAAACACGCAACCGTGCTAACAGGCTACGACGTGCGCAAGGTCAACGCCACAAACGAGGGGAAAAAAAGCGTGACAGCCGCGGATAGGGAAAACGGAGAGGAGATGCAGGTCTTGGCAGACGAGATTTTTGTGGCGGCGGGTCGCAAATCAAACGCGGACATGTTGCATCCTGAGAAGGCAGGCATAAAAGTTGATGACAGGGGCTTTTTTGTGGTGGACGAGTACTTGCAGACCACTCAGCCTAACGTGTGGGCGTTTGGGGACGCGAATGGCACGTTGATGTTTAAGCATGTGGCAAATTATGAAGTGCAAGTTGCCTACTTTAACGCGGTTTTTAAAGAGAAGACCAAAGTCAAGTATGGCGCAATTCCGCATGCAGTGTTTACTGACCCTGAAATTGCCAGCGTGGGACTAAAAGAAGCACAAGCCGTCAAACAATTCGGCGAAGAAAACGTGCTAATCGGCTTTCACCTCTACGAGCAAACCGCCAAAGGAGAAGCCATGGCAATAAAAGACGCCTTCGTAAAAATCATAATAGAACGCAAAACCCAAAACATCGTTGGAGCCCACATCATAGGACCCCAAGCATCCACCCTCATACAAGAAGTCATCAACATCATGCAAATAAAAAAACAAAACGCCCTCTACCTACTCCAAGCCATGCACATCCACCCCGCCCTACCCGAAGTCATAATCCGCGCAGTCGGCTCCCTCATGACCCACCACGACTACCAAAACCACTTCTTAGAACACCACACCAACCTACTCCAAAACCAAAAACACAACCACAACCACGAACACGACCATGACCACAACTAGCACACAGAATAGACCCCCCCCTCCCCCTATGGTTTCTGCATAGAATTAAAATTTGGAACCTAATAGGCTGCTGATAGGGTGGTGTTTTTTTGGAAGGTGGGGCGTGACCTTTAGTGGGGTGTTTTGGTTGGGTTTGTTTGTGCCATAATGCTTATCTTTTGAGGTGTGAATCGGTTTGCTTTGTTTGTGAGGAGTAGATTATGGGTAATTTGATGGTTGCGGTTGTGGGTGCTCAAGGCTACAGTGGCAGTTTGGCGAAGAAAGGAACCTCCACCGACATTACATTGTATAATTTGAAGCGGGGGGAGGATACGGTGACGTTGGTTGAGCCTGCAAGGTATCCTGAAAGGTTGGCGCCGTTGTTTTTTGCTGCTTCTGAAGCTCAAAGCGCAGTTGTGGTTGTGGATGAGTTAAACGCTGCGTTGGGTGAGAGTTTGGTTATGCTTCAGTGCTGCGGCATACGAAGCGGTTACTTTGTTCTTCGCAACTATGTACCCCAAGAGAAGATTTTGCCGCTCATAAAAGGCACCAGCTTGGAAAATTTCGAGTTCGTCGCCGATGACCCAAACGTGCTACGTGAAAAACTTTTGACAGACGCCACAAAGCAGCAAAGCGAGCAGGCATCATTTGGGACAGTCCCTGTTGATCACGCTTTCAACGTCAAAGGCATAGGAACCGTCGCTTTGGGTGTAGTCATAAAAGGCGCAGTAGCAAAGCATGATGCCCTCAAAGCCCTGCCCGGAGTTAAGACGGCGCAGGTGCGTTCGATTCAAAAGCATGACGACGATTTTGACGCCGCCATAGAGAACGACCGCGTTGGGTTGGCGCTTAAAAACGTCGCCGTGGATGACCTTGACCGCGGCACCGTCCTAAGCAACGACCCCAACATCAAAGCGTCCAAGCAGCTAAAGGCGCAGGCAACCTTGGTCAAGTACTGGAACACGCCCATGAAAGCAGGCATGGTAGTTCACGTGGGGCATTGGATGCAGTTTCTTAACAGCAAAATCGAAGAAGCCACCGAAGAAAACGACCACCGCAAACCCACTTTGACGCTGTCGCTAGAAAAAGAGCTAGTGTACTGCGCAGGTGACAAAGCGGTGCTGATGTATTTGGAGGGCGGCAAGCTTCGCGTGGCAGGAACCTTGGAGCTAACCTAACCGCCTTAGGGCGCGGGTTGATTAGATTTTGATAAGTGGTTTAGTCAAATAGGCTTAAATTATGTGGGCGCTGCCCCTATTTTGGTGTCTGGTTTGGGCGTTGAAAACGAAGCCTTGCTTGATGTTTTGAAGCACCCTATTCGCCGCAAAACCATCATAGCACTGAGCAAAACGCATAGCCTGTCTTATACGGAGTTGATGAAGCAAACCCAAGCCGCAAACACAGGCAAACTCAACTACCACCTAAAAATCCTCGCCGACCTAATAGAAAAAGACCAAAACGGAAAATACCACCTAACCCAAAAAGGACAAAACGCCGCCCAACTTCTCACCGCCGCAAACAAGAAAACCAACACCGCAGCCCTGCGCACTTCTGATGCTGCGCTTATTGGCTTTGCAGGGTTTGTTTTGACCGTTGCAAATCCTGGGTTTTGGGGCTTTGCCGTAGCGGCGTGGTTGGGCGTGGAGTCTTTGGAGTTGTTTTCTGCCCTAAACATTGTAATGGCAGCGTTTGGGTTGGTTGTTCCAGGCGCGTTAATGTGGTTTTTGTCGGCTAGGCGGGCGGGTTCTCACAAGTTCTATGAGTTGCTCAAGGCACCGTTGTTGATGGTTCCTATAGCAGCGGCGTTGCTTTTGGTTATGGTTCTGCTCCACGCGCCCGTGGGGGTGCAAGTTGCCATTCCTCTTAGCCAAGCCACAGTTTCACACACAGCAGCCGCAGATGGTCCCACGGTTTCTATGTCTCAGTTTGGGTTTTCTTTGCTTTCCACGTCCTTGCTTGCCGTTGTGGTGGCGGGTATGGCGTTTTCGTTTGTAGGAGTCACTCTTGCCGAATGTGCCAGACGCCTAAAAAAGAAGGTTTTCTAAAAAGAGGGTTAGGTGTTGTTGTTTGTTTTGTCGTGGAGCATTAGGGGTAATCCTATGAGGGGAAGCGCCATTGCCCAGAGGTCGACGTTGTGTCCTAGGAACCATGCGTACCAGTCGCTCCAGCCGCCTACGGTTCCAAGGTATGCCCACATGATGTAGAGCCCCAAGAAGTAGGTGCCCATTAACGTGACGATTGCGCCGACTGTTTGCAGGTTAAGTTTGGATATGCTGGGGAGGTGGCTGTTTTTTCGGGTGAAATAAGCGGCGTATACCCCAAGCGCGAGCAAGCCTACTGAGGTTACTATGAAGCTTAGGATGTTGGCGGGGTAAGCCAGCATGTAATCAAGACCTTTTTGCATGATGGCGAAGACCCAGTTGCAGGTGTTGTTTAGCCAGAAAACAAAGATGTATACGGTTCCTGCGGTTAGTGCCCATTTGATTGCGCCTGTTGTGGGTTTGTTTGGGTTTAACTCCAAGAACAGTTTAGCTAAAACTATGGGAATTAGTATGGATTCGATTAGGCAGGGCAGTCCGGTTTCTATGAAGAAGCCTATGCCGTAGAATGTGTCAAAGCTTATGGTACCCCAGATGCCAGAGGGGAAAAGCACTGCAAAGTTGACGGCTTCTAACAGGATTATCCAGCGCAGCGACATCAACGCTTCAGGTCGGGAGAGGTCATGTCGGAACAGGTAGAACAGGATGGTGATTACGGCTATGAAGCCTGCGGCGGTTCGAAAACCTAGTCCGATGACGCCTGCGGTGTCGGTTAGTTCAATCCAGAACATGTTGTGTCCGATGTTGAAGGCGGCTTTGGCGAATTCGTAGAGGGAAAACAAGAACCATGACAGGGCAACGAGTA is from Candidatus Bathyarchaeota archaeon and encodes:
- a CDS encoding dihydrolipoyl dehydrogenase produces the protein MKEYDLVVIGTGSGMELADAFIRQNPKAQIAVIDKDDPGGICLTRGCIPSKLLIYPAEVVRTIQRAGEFGVQAEILKVDSNAVMERMRRLIKADIDMIRHGLSNTENIDYYPTTAEFTAPYTLKVGEQTIKGKMIFLSTGSKPSVPNIEGLEQTGYLTSDSILQLKQLPQSFIIIGGGYIAAEYGNFLSAMGCKVTIIGRNPQFIPQEEPEISTLAKREMQKHATVLTGYDVRKVNATNEGKKSVTAADRENGEEMQVLADEIFVAAGRKSNADMLHPEKAGIKVDDRGFFVVDEYLQTTQPNVWAFGDANGTLMFKHVANYEVQVAYFNAVFKEKTKVKYGAIPHAVFTDPEIASVGLKEAQAVKQFGEENVLIGFHLYEQTAKGEAMAIKDAFVKIIIERKTQNIVGAHIIGPQASTLIQEVINIMQIKKQNALYLLQAMHIHPALPEVIIRAVGSLMTHHDYQNHFLEHHTNLLQNQKHNHNHEHDHDHN
- a CDS encoding elongation factor Tu produces the protein MGNLMVAVVGAQGYSGSLAKKGTSTDITLYNLKRGEDTVTLVEPARYPERLAPLFFAASEAQSAVVVVDELNAALGESLVMLQCCGIRSGYFVLRNYVPQEKILPLIKGTSLENFEFVADDPNVLREKLLTDATKQQSEQASFGTVPVDHAFNVKGIGTVALGVVIKGAVAKHDALKALPGVKTAQVRSIQKHDDDFDAAIENDRVGLALKNVAVDDLDRGTVLSNDPNIKASKQLKAQATLVKYWNTPMKAGMVVHVGHWMQFLNSKIEEATEENDHRKPTLTLSLEKELVYCAGDKAVLMYLEGGKLRVAGTLELT